In Flavobacterium sp. CBA20B-1, one DNA window encodes the following:
- a CDS encoding very short patch repair endonuclease: protein MDVHTPEQRSKNMRAIKATGTKDEIRLAKALWHSGYRYRKNDKTVFGKPDLVFKKHKIAVFVDSEFFHGKDWETEKFRIKSNQEFWHKKIGRNIERDKEVNEFLTYNGWEVFRFWSKEVKNNLQECVDRIINEIKK from the coding sequence ATGGATGTCCATACACCTGAACAGCGCTCAAAAAATATGCGGGCTATCAAAGCGACAGGAACTAAGGATGAAATCCGCTTAGCAAAAGCACTATGGCATTCAGGGTACAGGTATCGTAAAAATGACAAAACAGTTTTCGGCAAACCTGATTTAGTCTTCAAAAAACACAAAATTGCAGTTTTTGTCGATAGCGAATTTTTTCACGGCAAAGATTGGGAAACAGAGAAATTCAGAATAAAATCCAATCAGGAATTCTGGCACAAAAAAATAGGAAGAAATATAGAACGGGATAAAGAAGTAAACGAATTTCTTACTTATAATGGTTGGGAAGTATTCAGGTTCTGGAGTAAGGAAGTTAAAAATAATCTTCAGGAATGTGTTGACAGAATAATAAATGAAATTAAAAAATAA
- a CDS encoding sensor histidine kinase, which yields MSEELKIKDGLYKIRPAGRHIITIGRDLIKDKYAAIVELVKNSYDADSPLCKVSLLPFEKKIIEEDKEKIIKGIRVIIKDEGHGMSFETVTDKWMVPSTDDKLHRKLSPKKRIMQGKKGIGRYSASMIGDDLVLQTVDESGDLTTLYLIWKHFEDAKYLNDVDVLIENFRTDRPSGTEIIIVGDENHLNEWDAKQLRNLKSELKKLIHPVDEELEKEDKDKFKITLELGDFPFEGYSNVKEDIEPYPLFELFDYRISGTVSEDGVASLKFENNRIKGAPVEELKDFKILLNHDSNEDKQSYCGELKIDFRVFDRDPASIDGLIERGLKDPVTGEYVGRREARIILDTFNGVGVYRNGFRIRPLGDAGFDWLYLDNERVQNPSLRVGCDQVIGFIHIQSEDSSGLVEKSARDGLKENAEYFGLREVAKQVLKELENRRFAYRQNVGLGRSNRDINEKIKALYNFKDLQEKIDKELDVLGIEKSKREKINKLISEKEEKSNKIADELKQVIALYQGQATVGKIVNVVLHEGRKPLGYFKNQIPLIYDWSKELEENFSQELLDKIIHRLSVIEEQGEIFVKLFGKLDPLSAKKRDRKKDFNLRDVINNVIDVFQLELANQQIEVKIDCDINQTVYGWKEDFYIVLTNLVDNSIFWLQSNTDKPKQISLKVYEEDELIIIEYRDSGPGIEKHLIENEVIFEPEFSNKTGGGTGLGLAIAGEAIDRNDGDLKAIYSEDGAFFKIEVKIQ from the coding sequence ATGAGTGAAGAGTTAAAAATTAAAGACGGTTTATATAAAATAAGACCTGCCGGAAGACACATTATTACAATCGGAAGAGATCTTATAAAAGATAAGTATGCTGCAATTGTTGAGTTAGTTAAAAATTCTTATGATGCGGACTCTCCTTTATGTAAAGTTTCTCTGTTACCTTTTGAAAAAAAGATTATTGAGGAGGATAAAGAAAAAATCATAAAAGGAATTAGAGTAATCATAAAAGACGAAGGACACGGAATGTCCTTTGAAACAGTTACAGATAAATGGATGGTTCCCTCAACTGATGATAAATTACACAGAAAACTAAGTCCGAAAAAAAGAATAATGCAGGGAAAAAAGGGAATCGGAAGATATTCTGCATCTATGATTGGGGACGATCTTGTTTTACAGACTGTTGATGAATCAGGAGATTTGACAACATTATACCTTATCTGGAAACACTTTGAAGATGCTAAATATCTCAATGATGTTGATGTTCTGATCGAAAATTTCAGGACAGACAGACCCAGTGGAACTGAAATTATAATTGTAGGCGATGAAAACCATTTAAATGAGTGGGATGCCAAACAGTTAAGAAACCTAAAATCTGAACTAAAAAAACTTATTCATCCGGTTGATGAAGAACTAGAAAAGGAAGATAAGGATAAATTTAAAATAACTCTTGAATTGGGAGATTTTCCTTTCGAAGGATATTCCAATGTTAAAGAAGACATAGAGCCTTATCCTCTGTTCGAGTTATTTGATTATAGAATTTCAGGAACTGTTTCTGAGGATGGTGTTGCCAGCCTGAAATTTGAGAACAACAGGATTAAAGGGGCTCCTGTTGAAGAATTAAAAGACTTTAAAATATTACTGAACCATGACAGTAACGAAGATAAGCAAAGCTATTGTGGAGAACTAAAGATAGATTTCAGAGTATTTGACAGAGACCCTGCTTCTATAGACGGATTAATAGAAAGAGGATTAAAAGACCCTGTGACGGGTGAGTATGTAGGTAGAAGAGAAGCGCGGATTATCCTGGATACATTTAATGGTGTTGGAGTTTATCGCAATGGATTCAGAATAAGACCTTTAGGAGATGCAGGGTTTGACTGGCTATACCTGGATAATGAAAGGGTTCAGAATCCTTCATTAAGAGTTGGTTGCGATCAGGTAATCGGGTTTATTCATATCCAATCAGAAGATTCATCCGGATTAGTTGAAAAGTCTGCAAGGGATGGGTTAAAGGAAAATGCAGAATACTTTGGCCTGCGTGAAGTTGCAAAACAGGTTTTAAAAGAGCTTGAAAACAGAAGGTTTGCTTACAGACAAAATGTAGGACTTGGAAGAAGTAACAGAGACATCAATGAAAAAATAAAGGCACTCTATAATTTTAAAGATCTTCAGGAGAAGATCGATAAAGAACTTGATGTTTTAGGTATCGAGAAATCCAAAAGGGAAAAAATCAATAAACTTATCTCTGAGAAAGAAGAGAAAAGTAACAAAATTGCAGATGAATTAAAGCAGGTTATTGCCTTGTATCAGGGACAGGCTACTGTCGGGAAAATTGTTAATGTCGTTCTACATGAAGGCAGAAAACCACTTGGATATTTTAAAAACCAGATTCCGCTGATTTATGATTGGTCAAAGGAATTGGAAGAAAATTTCAGTCAGGAACTTTTAGATAAAATTATTCATAGATTGTCTGTTATAGAAGAGCAGGGAGAAATATTTGTCAAACTCTTTGGTAAACTGGATCCGCTATCTGCAAAAAAACGTGACAGGAAAAAAGATTTCAATTTACGTGATGTCATTAATAATGTCATAGATGTTTTTCAGCTGGAATTAGCAAATCAACAGATCGAAGTAAAAATTGACTGTGATATTAATCAGACAGTTTATGGGTGGAAAGAAGACTTTTACATCGTTCTTACCAATCTTGTTGATAACAGTATTTTCTGGTTACAATCCAACACAGATAAGCCAAAACAGATTAGTCTTAAGGTTTATGAAGAAGATGAATTGATTATAATTGAATACCGAGATTCAGGTCCTGGTATAGAAAAACATTTGATTGAGAATGAAGTCATTTTCGAACCCGAATTCAGTAATAAAACAGGAGGCGGAACAGGGCTTGGTCTGGCCATTGCAGGAGAAGCAATTGACAGAAATGATGGCGACCTGAAAGCTATTTATTCAGAAGATGGTGCTTTTTTCAAAATTGAAGTAAAAATACAATAG
- a CDS encoding DNA cytosine methyltransferase, with protein MEKINFIDLFAGASGMSEGFTKAGFNPVAHIEMNVEACFTIKTRAAYHYLKSEKKLDVYYSYIKKEIGRDEFYKNIPDEILNSVINVEIDDNSIKDIFRKINEQKQNIDLIIGGPPCQAYSLLGRFQENIENDPRNRLYIQYGRFLKEFSPKAFVFENVPGILSANKGQHFKNLKAYFRKLGYEVYYEMLNASDYGVVQARKRIIIVGWKKESDFGFPDFDKVKKKYTVNEAFEDLPELKPGEGYQYINYMKLKNNYLEKFELRNGIDFVTQHISRRHNERDLAIYKTAIQKWNNEKIRLKYPDLPEELKTHKNESSFIDRFKVVNGTGVSHTVVAHIAKDGHYYIHPDEEQCRSISVREAARLQSFPDDFYFEGSRSAAFKQIGNAVPPLMAYAIAKKMKELL; from the coding sequence ATGGAAAAGATAAATTTCATAGATTTATTTGCGGGGGCATCCGGGATGTCCGAGGGCTTCACTAAAGCCGGATTCAATCCTGTTGCTCACATCGAGATGAATGTAGAAGCCTGTTTTACAATAAAAACAAGAGCTGCATATCATTATCTCAAATCAGAAAAAAAATTAGATGTATATTATAGTTATATAAAAAAGGAAATAGGCAGGGATGAATTTTACAAAAATATACCTGATGAAATTCTGAATTCTGTTATAAATGTTGAGATAGATGATAATTCTATAAAAGACATTTTCAGAAAAATTAATGAACAAAAACAGAATATTGATTTAATAATTGGAGGTCCTCCCTGTCAGGCATATTCTCTTTTAGGTCGATTTCAGGAAAATATAGAAAATGATCCTAGAAATAGACTATATATACAGTATGGCAGGTTTTTAAAGGAATTTAGTCCTAAAGCGTTTGTTTTTGAAAATGTTCCGGGAATTTTAAGTGCAAATAAAGGGCAACACTTTAAAAATTTAAAAGCGTATTTCAGAAAGTTAGGGTACGAAGTATATTACGAAATGCTGAATGCTTCAGATTATGGAGTGGTTCAGGCAAGAAAAAGAATCATTATTGTTGGCTGGAAAAAAGAATCGGATTTTGGTTTTCCGGATTTTGATAAAGTAAAGAAAAAATATACTGTTAATGAAGCTTTTGAGGACTTACCAGAATTAAAACCTGGTGAAGGTTATCAGTATATAAATTACATGAAGTTAAAGAATAATTATCTTGAAAAGTTTGAATTAAGAAACGGAATTGATTTTGTAACACAGCATATTTCACGCCGTCATAATGAGAGGGATCTGGCAATATACAAAACAGCTATTCAAAAATGGAATAATGAAAAGATAAGATTAAAATATCCTGACTTACCAGAAGAACTTAAAACACATAAAAATGAATCTTCATTTATTGATAGATTTAAGGTAGTTAATGGTACAGGGGTTTCACATACTGTGGTGGCACATATTGCAAAAGATGGTCATTATTACATACATCCGGATGAAGAGCAATGTCGCTCTATTTCGGTAAGGGAAGCCGCCAGATTACAGTCATTTCCGGATGATTTTTATTTTGAGGGTTCTCGCTCAGCAGCATTTAAACAAATTGGTAATGCAGTACCACCACTAATGGCTTATGCTATTGCTAAAAAAATGAAAGAATTATTATGA
- a CDS encoding helix-turn-helix domain-containing protein: MTELGKYFKQKSINKSEIARKTGISSSRLSELSRNDKSKIKAEELYLISLALDTPASEILAKLYGHLKLKN; encoded by the coding sequence ATGACCGAATTAGGCAAATATTTTAAACAGAAGTCAATTAATAAATCTGAGATAGCGAGGAAAACCGGAATTAGTTCCTCTCGGTTAAGTGAGCTGAGTAGAAATGATAAAAGCAAAATAAAAGCAGAAGAATTATATCTGATTTCTTTAGCATTAGATACACCTGCATCAGAGATTTTAGCAAAATTATACGGACATCTTAAGTTGAAAAATTGA